Proteins from a single region of Rhodospirillales bacterium:
- the trpB gene encoding tryptophan synthase subunit beta has translation MEQAMDGANTHRGGPDERGHFGIYGGRFVAETLMPLILTVEQAYTAARADPAFAGEFAYYLRHYVGRPSPLYFAERLTARLGGAKIYFKRDELNHTGAHKINNTLGQILLARRMGKSRIIAETGAGQHGVATATVCALFGLKCEIYMGATDIERQSPNVFRMKLLGAEVHPVRSGTATLKDAMNEALRDWVSNVSDTYYLIGTVAGPHPYPAMVRDFQSVIGVEAREQILEAEGRLPDTLVACIGGGSNAIGLFYPFLDDTDVRMIGVEAAGRGVDTGEHCASLTAGRPGVLHGNRTYLLQDVDGQIKDGHSIAAGLDYPGVGPEHAWLRDSGRVNYVSVTDDEAMRAFEMCSRTEGIIPALEPAHALAHVARLAPTLSADHLLVMNLCGRGDKDVFTAARHFGIEL, from the coding sequence ATGGAACAGGCCATGGACGGCGCGAACACGCATCGGGGTGGTCCCGACGAGCGGGGGCACTTCGGCATCTATGGCGGCCGCTTCGTCGCCGAAACGTTGATGCCGCTCATTCTGACCGTCGAGCAGGCATACACCGCGGCACGCGCCGATCCGGCGTTCGCAGGCGAATTCGCGTATTACCTGCGCCACTACGTTGGCCGCCCGAGCCCGCTCTATTTCGCCGAGCGGCTGACGGCCCGGCTCGGCGGCGCGAAAATCTATTTCAAGCGCGACGAGCTCAACCATACCGGCGCGCACAAGATCAACAACACCCTGGGGCAGATCCTCCTTGCCCGGCGCATGGGCAAGTCGCGGATTATCGCCGAGACGGGCGCCGGCCAGCATGGCGTCGCGACGGCGACCGTCTGCGCCCTGTTCGGGCTCAAGTGTGAAATTTACATGGGAGCGACAGACATCGAGCGGCAGTCGCCGAATGTCTTCCGCATGAAGCTGCTCGGCGCCGAGGTGCATCCCGTGCGCTCGGGAACAGCGACGCTGAAGGACGCGATGAACGAGGCGTTGCGCGACTGGGTTTCCAACGTCAGCGACACGTACTACCTGATCGGCACGGTTGCCGGGCCCCACCCCTATCCGGCGATGGTGCGCGATTTCCAGTCGGTCATCGGCGTCGAGGCCCGCGAGCAGATCCTCGAGGCGGAGGGCCGGCTGCCGGATACGCTGGTCGCCTGCATCGGTGGCGGATCGAACGCCATCGGCTTGTTCTATCCCTTCCTCGATGATACGGACGTGCGGATGATCGGTGTCGAGGCTGCGGGTCGAGGCGTCGATACCGGCGAGCACTGCGCGTCGCTGACCGCCGGGCGCCCGGGCGTGCTTCACGGCAATCGAACCTATCTGCTGCAAGATGTCGACGGCCAGATCAAGGACGGGCATTCGATCGCGGCCGGGCTCGACTATCCGGGCGTCGGTCCCGAGCATGCCTGGCTGCGGGACAGCGGCCGTGTCAACTATGTCAGCGTCACCGACGACGAGGCGATGCGCGCGTTCGAGATGTGCTCGCGGACCGAAGGGATCATTCCGGCACTGGAGCCGGCGCATGCGCTCGCCCACGTCGCGCGGCTGGCGCCGACGCTTTCAGCGGACCATCTGCTGGTGATGAATCTCTGCGGTCGCGGCGACAAGGACGTGTTCACCGCGGCGCGCCATTTTGGCATCGAATTGTAA
- a CDS encoding tryptophan synthase subunit alpha has translation MSVEHRIARRFASLRQQRRGGLITFLTAGDPDLGTSIDIMRRLPAAGADLIEIGMPFSDPMADGPIIQVSSQRALRAGQTVRRTLGMVAAFRQADLETPIILMGYYNPIYSYGAHAFAADAKQAGVDGLIVVDLPPEEAEELYVPASAVGLDLIFLATPTTDERRLGQVLRFARGFVYYVAITGVTGTRSAGIAEVKSAVQRIRRHTTLPVAVGFGIRTPEQAAAMAAVADASVVGSSLVAMLAEHLDASGVARADLVDNVVAFVGSLAHGIRGLAAREVVK, from the coding sequence ATGAGTGTTGAGCATCGCATCGCCCGCCGGTTCGCCAGCCTGAGACAGCAGCGCCGGGGTGGTTTGATCACGTTTCTGACCGCCGGAGATCCGGACCTTGGCACATCGATCGACATCATGCGGCGATTGCCCGCCGCCGGTGCGGATCTGATCGAGATCGGCATGCCGTTTTCCGATCCGATGGCGGACGGTCCGATCATCCAGGTGTCATCGCAGCGCGCGCTGCGTGCCGGGCAGACGGTGCGCAGGACATTGGGCATGGTCGCGGCGTTTCGTCAGGCCGACCTCGAAACGCCGATCATTCTTATGGGTTATTATAACCCGATCTACTCCTACGGAGCCCACGCCTTCGCCGCGGACGCCAAACAAGCCGGGGTTGACGGACTCATCGTCGTCGATCTGCCGCCCGAGGAGGCCGAGGAGCTTTACGTGCCGGCAAGCGCCGTCGGCCTCGACCTGATCTTCCTCGCTACGCCGACGACGGACGAACGACGGCTAGGGCAGGTGCTGCGTTTTGCCCGTGGTTTCGTCTATTACGTGGCGATCACCGGCGTCACCGGGACCCGCTCCGCCGGGATCGCCGAGGTGAAATCCGCGGTGCAGCGCATCCGTCGGCACACCACCCTGCCGGTCGCCGTGGGTTTCGGCATCCGCACCCCGGAGCAGGCGGCGGCAATGGCCGCCGTGGCCGATGCGTCCGTGGTCGGGTCGTCACTGGTGGCGATGCTTGCCGAGCATCTCGATGCGAGCGGCGTCGCCCGCGCCGACCTCGTCGATAACGTCGTCGCTTTCGTCGGCTCTCTGGCACACGGTATTCGCGGCCTGGCAGCGCGCGAGGTGGTCAAGTGA
- a CDS encoding acetyl-CoA carboxylase carboxyltransferase subunit beta produces MSWLTNVVRPKLRELVGARREIPDNLWQTCKACGQMLFHRDLERAHQVCTHCGYHMRLGVAERLEALFDEGWRRIELPKTPVDPLKFRDLKRYTDRLKEAQAKSGRGEALDVGVGTLGTAPAVVAAIDFAFMGGSMGVAVGEGLLTAARVAVAQSAALIVIVASGGARMQEGILSLMQMARTTIAVEEVRAAGLPYIVVLTDPTTGGVSASFAMLGDITLAEPGAVIGFAGARVIEQTIRESLPEGFQRAEYLLEHGIVDRVVPRGQLRDTLASILDLLRRPVAADRPDAGTDDSAAAAAEEPDGISDTLVRDAE; encoded by the coding sequence GTGAGCTGGCTGACCAACGTTGTCCGGCCAAAGCTGCGCGAGCTTGTCGGCGCCCGGCGGGAAATTCCCGACAACCTGTGGCAGACGTGCAAGGCGTGCGGTCAGATGCTGTTCCACCGCGACCTGGAGCGCGCGCATCAGGTGTGCACGCATTGCGGCTATCACATGCGGCTGGGCGTTGCCGAGCGCCTGGAGGCGCTGTTCGACGAAGGGTGGCGGCGGATCGAGCTGCCGAAAACGCCGGTCGACCCCCTGAAATTCCGCGATCTCAAGCGCTACACCGACCGCCTCAAGGAGGCGCAGGCGAAATCCGGTCGCGGTGAAGCGCTCGACGTCGGCGTCGGGACCCTCGGCACCGCGCCCGCGGTCGTCGCCGCCATCGATTTCGCATTCATGGGGGGCTCGATGGGTGTCGCCGTCGGCGAAGGGCTGCTCACCGCCGCGCGCGTCGCGGTCGCGCAGAGCGCCGCGCTGATCGTCATCGTCGCCTCCGGCGGGGCGCGCATGCAAGAGGGCATCTTGTCGTTGATGCAGATGGCGCGCACGACGATCGCCGTCGAGGAAGTGCGTGCCGCGGGGTTGCCCTACATCGTGGTGCTGACCGATCCGACCACCGGCGGGGTTTCGGCCTCGTTCGCCATGCTGGGCGATATAACCCTGGCCGAGCCGGGCGCGGTCATCGGCTTCGCCGGCGCACGCGTGATCGAACAGACCATTCGCGAGAGCCTGCCGGAAGGATTCCAGCGCGCCGAATACCTGCTTGAGCACGGGATCGTCGATCGCGTCGTACCGCGAGGCCAGTTGCGCGATACCCTCGCCAGCATCCTCGATCTGCTGCGCCGGCCGGTGGCCGCTGACCGCCCGGACGCGGGCACAGACGATTCTGCGGCCGCGGCCGCCGAAGAGCCCGACGGCATAAGCGATACCCTCGTCCGTGACGCCGAGTAG
- a CDS encoding bifunctional folylpolyglutamate synthase/dihydrofolate synthase codes for MPSSVTPSSSPVLDRLTRLHPKAIDLSLERIERLMDRLGRPQDHLPPVVHVAGTNGKGSLVAFLRAMLEASGYRAHAYTSPHLVRFTERIVVGGGEIADAALSALLEECEAANAGEPITLFEITTVAAFLAFARSPADVTLLETGLGGRLDATNVVPAPRLTVLTPISLDHESYLGDTLAAIASEKAGILKHGVACVTAAQPPDAAATISARAARVGTRLFIEGVDWRIEQSGADSFVYSDADATIVLPAPTLIGAHQRRNAGLAVACARRLPGLSIGAEALARGVRRAQWPARLQRLEAGRLRRILPDDWELWLDGGHNPGAAQVLAQHLEGWSDRPLFVIYGMLRSKHAAGFLAPLARRITRLAAVAIPGESASLTAEEAAELAIGQGCVAVVAASVADALRTLSVGYLTDGHAGPARVLICGSLYLAGAVLSENNHPAASAQVILG; via the coding sequence ATACCCTCGTCCGTGACGCCGAGTAGTTCGCCCGTTCTCGATCGCCTGACCCGATTGCATCCAAAGGCCATCGATCTTTCGCTCGAGCGCATCGAGCGGTTGATGGATCGGCTCGGGCGGCCACAGGACCACCTGCCGCCGGTGGTGCACGTCGCCGGCACCAACGGCAAGGGCTCGCTCGTCGCCTTCCTGCGGGCCATGCTCGAGGCCTCGGGATACCGCGCCCACGCTTATACCTCGCCCCATCTCGTCCGCTTTACCGAGCGCATCGTCGTTGGCGGTGGCGAGATCGCCGATGCGGCCTTGTCGGCATTGCTCGAAGAATGCGAAGCGGCGAACGCCGGGGAGCCGATTACGCTTTTCGAGATCACGACCGTGGCGGCCTTCCTCGCCTTCGCCCGCTCACCGGCCGACGTGACCCTGCTGGAAACCGGCCTCGGCGGCCGTCTTGACGCGACCAATGTCGTCCCGGCGCCGCGCCTCACCGTGCTGACGCCGATTTCGCTCGATCACGAATCCTATCTTGGCGATACCCTGGCGGCGATTGCCTCTGAGAAAGCAGGAATCCTCAAGCACGGCGTGGCGTGCGTGACGGCGGCCCAGCCGCCCGACGCGGCGGCGACGATCAGCGCGCGCGCCGCGCGTGTCGGGACACGCTTGTTCATCGAGGGAGTGGACTGGCGGATCGAGCAGAGCGGCGCGGATTCGTTCGTTTACAGCGATGCCGATGCGACGATCGTGCTGCCGGCACCAACGCTAATCGGTGCTCACCAGCGGCGCAACGCCGGGCTGGCGGTCGCGTGCGCCCGCCGGCTGCCCGGCCTGAGTATCGGCGCCGAGGCGCTGGCCCGTGGCGTTCGGCGGGCACAGTGGCCGGCTCGGCTGCAGCGCCTCGAGGCGGGGCGCTTGCGTCGCATCCTGCCCGACGATTGGGAGTTATGGCTCGACGGCGGACACAATCCGGGCGCGGCGCAGGTGCTCGCCCAACACCTCGAAGGCTGGAGCGACCGTCCGCTTTTCGTCATCTATGGCATGCTGCGCAGCAAACACGCCGCGGGCTTTCTCGCGCCCCTTGCCCGCAGGATCACGCGCCTCGCCGCCGTTGCCATTCCAGGCGAATCCGCCAGCCTGACGGCTGAGGAAGCCGCGGAACTCGCCATTGGGCAGGGATGCGTCGCGGTCGTTGCGGCAAGCGTCGCCGATGCCTTGCGCACGTTGTCCGTTGGTTATCTGACCGATGGCCATGCCGGACCGGCACGCGTGCTGATCTGCGGGTCTCTTTATCTCGCCGGAGCGGTGCTCAGCGAAAACAACCATCCGGCAGCCTCAGCCCAAGTAATCCTGGGCTGA